One part of the Lapillicoccus jejuensis genome encodes these proteins:
- a CDS encoding MarR family winged helix-turn-helix transcriptional regulator: MTASRPSPPTPAQVARFATDLRVACQRISRRVRFESTHEVAPHQFSVLIRLEDAPRTPGELAEIERVAKPSMTRTVAALVERGLVSRQDDPSDGRQVILSLTVEGRALVRQIRRRRDAWMSSRIAALPADEQEVLARATAILMRVASE, from the coding sequence ATGACCGCCTCACGACCGTCCCCCCCGACCCCCGCCCAGGTGGCGCGTTTCGCGACCGACCTGCGCGTCGCCTGCCAGCGGATCAGCCGCCGGGTGCGCTTCGAGTCCACCCACGAGGTGGCCCCGCACCAGTTCTCGGTGCTCATCCGGCTCGAGGACGCGCCCCGCACGCCCGGCGAGCTCGCCGAGATCGAGCGGGTCGCCAAGCCGAGCATGACCCGCACCGTCGCCGCCCTCGTCGAGCGCGGCCTCGTCAGCCGGCAGGACGACCCGAGCGACGGGCGGCAGGTGATCCTCTCGCTCACCGTCGAGGGCCGCGCCCTGGTCCGGCAGATCCGCCGGCGTCGCGACGCGTGGATGTCGAGCCGGATCGCCGCGCTGCCGGCCGACGAGCAGGAGGTCCTCGCCCGGGCCACCGCGATCCTCATGCGGGTGGCGAGCGAGTGA
- a CDS encoding C40 family peptidase encodes MARKHAGRHRAPGFNPLTEIVDIAAHTAQPAVKASAVVVASGGLLATFALPASAAPADTASGAALAAVQQAPAQAPAAADASVGSVAAVAVAVAAPATATNAPTFGVVGFTGTPAAAPAPAMTIKKIVKPAPAPAPTRTVRVARTTVAATGTGTTKTATPAPAPAAAPAAPVAAPRGGVLGAAAALSGIPYVYGGISTSGADCSGYTSLVFRSLGITLPRTAEAQRQFATPVSSPQPGDLIFFGFPAYHVGIYAGGGMMYDNQRPGTTSGLHSIWTYNNVSYGRVG; translated from the coding sequence GTGGCTCGCAAGCACGCTGGGCGCCATCGCGCCCCCGGGTTCAACCCCCTGACTGAGATCGTCGACATCGCCGCGCACACCGCGCAGCCCGCCGTCAAGGCGTCGGCGGTCGTCGTCGCCTCCGGTGGCCTGCTGGCCACCTTCGCCCTGCCGGCCTCGGCCGCCCCGGCCGACACCGCCAGCGGTGCCGCCCTGGCCGCCGTGCAGCAGGCCCCGGCGCAGGCCCCGGCCGCCGCCGACGCCTCGGTGGGCTCGGTCGCGGCCGTCGCCGTCGCCGTCGCCGCCCCGGCGACCGCGACGAACGCGCCGACCTTCGGGGTCGTCGGGTTCACCGGCACCCCGGCCGCGGCGCCGGCACCGGCCATGACGATCAAGAAGATCGTCAAGCCCGCCCCGGCCCCCGCGCCGACGCGCACCGTCCGCGTCGCCCGCACGACGGTCGCGGCGACCGGCACGGGCACGACGAAGACCGCGACCCCCGCGCCGGCCCCCGCCGCCGCGCCGGCCGCTCCCGTCGCCGCTCCCCGCGGTGGCGTCCTCGGCGCGGCCGCCGCCCTCAGCGGCATCCCGTACGTGTACGGCGGCATCTCGACCTCCGGCGCCGACTGCTCGGGCTACACGAGCCTCGTCTTCCGCAGCCTCGGCATCACCCTGCCGCGCACGGCGGAGGCCCAGCGCCAGTTCGCCACCCCGGTCAGCTCCCCCCAGCCGGGCGACCTGATCTTCTTCGGCTTCCCGGCCTACCACGTCGGCATCTACGCCGGCGGCGGGATGATGTACGACAACCAGCGCCCGGGCACGACCAGCGGTCTGCACTCGATCTGGACGTACAACAACGTCAGCTACGGCCGCGTCGGCTGA
- the serC gene encoding phosphoserine transaminase: MSALPSIPADLLPADGRFGSGPSKVRPEQMARLAAVGRTLLGTSHRQAPVRSLVGGIREGLRTLFSLPDGYEVVLGNGGSTAFWDAAALGLVRERSQHCVHGEFSAKFAAVTAGAPFLAEPTRVTAEPGGCATPYGEPGVDVYAWPHNETSTGVMAPVRRVEGADEDSLVVVDATSGAGGLPVDVAQTDVYYFAPQKSFASDGGLWLALMSPAALERVDQVAASGRWIPEFLSLRTAVANSRQDQTLNTPALATLVLLAEQLTWMNEQGGLAWATARTAESSGRLYGWAEAAPYAVPFVTDPALRSQVVGTVDLVDEVDAAAVAATLRAHGVVDVEPYRKLGRNQLRVAMFPAVDPDDVTALTRCVDHVVAALSEGSPAGP; the protein is encoded by the coding sequence ATGAGCGCGCTGCCCTCGATCCCGGCGGACCTGCTGCCCGCCGACGGCCGGTTCGGCTCCGGGCCGAGCAAGGTCCGCCCGGAGCAGATGGCCCGGCTGGCCGCGGTCGGCCGGACGCTGCTGGGGACCTCGCACCGCCAGGCCCCGGTCCGCTCGCTCGTCGGCGGCATCAGGGAGGGCCTGCGCACGCTGTTCTCCCTGCCCGACGGCTACGAGGTCGTCCTCGGCAACGGCGGGTCGACCGCCTTCTGGGACGCCGCCGCCCTCGGCCTGGTCCGCGAGCGCAGCCAGCACTGCGTGCACGGCGAGTTCTCCGCGAAGTTCGCGGCGGTGACCGCCGGCGCGCCGTTCCTCGCCGAGCCGACGCGGGTCACCGCGGAGCCCGGCGGGTGCGCGACGCCGTACGGCGAGCCGGGGGTCGACGTCTACGCGTGGCCGCACAACGAGACCTCGACCGGCGTCATGGCCCCGGTCCGGCGCGTCGAGGGCGCCGACGAGGACTCGCTCGTCGTCGTCGACGCCACCTCCGGCGCCGGGGGGCTGCCGGTCGACGTCGCGCAGACCGACGTCTACTACTTCGCCCCGCAGAAGTCCTTCGCGTCCGACGGCGGCCTCTGGCTGGCCCTGATGTCCCCTGCCGCGCTCGAGCGGGTCGATCAGGTCGCCGCGAGCGGCCGCTGGATCCCGGAGTTCCTCAGCCTGCGCACCGCCGTCGCCAACAGCCGCCAGGACCAGACCCTCAACACGCCGGCCCTGGCCACCCTCGTCCTGCTGGCCGAGCAGCTGACCTGGATGAACGAGCAGGGCGGGCTCGCCTGGGCGACCGCGCGCACGGCCGAGAGCTCCGGCCGGCTCTACGGGTGGGCCGAGGCGGCGCCGTACGCCGTCCCGTTCGTCACCGACCCGGCGCTGCGCAGCCAGGTGGTCGGCACCGTCGACCTCGTGGACGAGGTCGACGCCGCCGCGGTCGCGGCGACCCTGCGCGCGCACGGGGTCGTCGATGTCGAGCCCTACCGCAAGCTGGGTCGCAACCAGCTGCGGGTGGCGATGTTCCCGGCCGTCGACCCGGACGACGTCACCGCGCTCACCCGCTGCGTCGACCACGTCGTCGCGGCCCTCTCCGAGGGGTCGCCGGCCGGCCCGTAA
- the pdxH gene encoding pyridoxamine 5'-phosphate oxidase, which produces MSTPDSPQSVLRHDYAGEGLGEDRLADTPWQQLERWVAEADERARTADDVYEPRAISIATVDASGAPNVRTVLLRFLDPRGPGFVSSSDSAKGLELGGDPRVAANLVWPAMFRAVRLRGVVERIEEDEVAAYWSSRPYGSRISAWASHQSAPVGSRAELEERVAELERRYPDHGRPDDVPVPETWWGYRIRPHEVEFWAGRPSRLHDRLVFTAVGAGGGAAAQDVDLHPSLDDPAAWLVGRRQP; this is translated from the coding sequence GTGAGCACCCCCGACTCCCCGCAGTCCGTCCTGCGCCACGACTACGCGGGGGAGGGTCTCGGCGAGGACCGGCTGGCCGACACCCCGTGGCAGCAGCTCGAGCGCTGGGTCGCCGAGGCCGACGAGCGGGCCCGCACCGCCGACGACGTCTACGAGCCGCGCGCCATCAGCATCGCCACCGTCGACGCGAGCGGCGCGCCGAACGTGCGCACCGTCCTGCTGCGCTTCCTCGACCCGCGCGGCCCCGGCTTCGTCAGCTCGTCCGACTCGGCCAAGGGCCTCGAGCTCGGTGGCGACCCGCGCGTCGCGGCCAACCTCGTCTGGCCGGCGATGTTCCGCGCGGTCCGCCTCCGCGGCGTCGTCGAGCGCATCGAGGAGGACGAGGTCGCGGCGTACTGGTCGAGCCGCCCCTACGGGTCGCGGATCAGCGCGTGGGCCTCGCACCAGTCGGCCCCGGTCGGCAGCCGCGCCGAGCTCGAGGAGCGGGTGGCCGAGCTCGAGCGGCGCTACCCGGACCACGGACGCCCGGACGACGTCCCCGTGCCCGAGACGTGGTGGGGCTACCGGATCCGGCCCCACGAGGTCGAGTTCTGGGCGGGCCGGCCGAGCCGGCTGCACGACCGGCTCGTCTTCACGGCCGTCGGCGCGGGGGGCGGCGCCGCGGCGCAGGACGTCGACCTGCACCCGTCCCTCGACGACCCGGCCGCCTGGTTGGTGGGGCGCCGCCAGCCCTGA
- a CDS encoding lytic transglycosylase domain-containing protein — MGRGARGAHRQTTRRVRELRLRRPTWRQLAAGVPALALVVTGTALAATGAGVDGATVAQGTTRFPHRIEVPAQPQREQATSLQSALTNPLPALALPTGMTALPALGSVQGAPAAPSPTVVLDRSGIPAAALAAYHLAASLLQQADPACHLDWSVPAAIGRVESNHARFGGNRLDAAGVARPGILGIPLDGRGGTARITDTDHGVWDHDTTYDRAVGPMQFIPGTWRSVGQDADGRGTADPQDMADAATAAGVYLCSGGGDLAKDADLYSAVYRYNRSDAYVRTVMNLARAYRAGVTELPLSQLPAAHPATAGSSADSGFAPGGTTSASGPTGSRTTPPAQAGGRPTSPSGGSAGSGTTPPTRTPSSTSTPPVVAAPAPPSVPAPVRSVTSAVSSVATQVVTTLRRVAVGNPLQLVGTLVSGVLPPTSSQLPAPVGALTSVLRTDSTTLPGLDRACLQQVGQVSVPLVGTLPTYQQVRCPANTR, encoded by the coding sequence GTGGGACGAGGGGCACGAGGAGCGCACCGGCAGACCACCCGGCGGGTCCGCGAGCTGCGGCTGCGCCGGCCGACGTGGCGGCAGCTGGCCGCCGGGGTCCCCGCGCTGGCCCTCGTCGTCACCGGCACCGCGCTCGCCGCGACGGGCGCGGGCGTCGACGGCGCCACCGTCGCCCAGGGCACCACCCGCTTCCCGCACCGCATCGAAGTGCCCGCCCAGCCGCAGCGCGAGCAGGCCACGTCCCTGCAGTCGGCGCTGACCAACCCCCTTCCGGCCCTGGCCCTGCCGACCGGCATGACCGCGCTGCCCGCGCTCGGCTCCGTGCAGGGCGCCCCGGCGGCCCCGAGCCCCACCGTCGTCCTCGACCGGTCCGGCATCCCCGCCGCGGCCCTCGCGGCGTACCACCTGGCGGCCTCGCTCCTGCAGCAGGCCGACCCGGCCTGCCACCTCGACTGGTCGGTCCCGGCCGCGATCGGCCGCGTCGAGAGCAACCACGCGCGCTTCGGCGGCAACCGGCTGGACGCGGCGGGTGTCGCGCGGCCGGGGATCCTCGGCATCCCCCTCGACGGCCGCGGCGGCACGGCGCGGATCACCGACACCGACCACGGCGTGTGGGACCACGACACGACGTACGACCGCGCCGTCGGCCCGATGCAGTTCATCCCCGGCACCTGGCGCAGCGTCGGCCAGGACGCCGACGGCCGCGGCACGGCCGACCCGCAGGACATGGCCGACGCCGCCACGGCGGCGGGGGTCTACCTGTGCAGCGGCGGCGGCGACCTGGCGAAGGACGCGGACCTGTACTCCGCCGTCTACCGCTACAACCGGTCGGACGCCTACGTCCGCACGGTGATGAACCTCGCCAGGGCCTACCGCGCGGGCGTCACCGAGCTGCCGCTCTCGCAGCTGCCGGCCGCGCACCCCGCGACGGCCGGCTCGTCCGCCGACTCCGGGTTCGCGCCCGGGGGCACGACGAGCGCGTCCGGGCCGACGGGGTCGCGGACGACGCCGCCCGCGCAGGCCGGTGGGCGCCCCACCTCCCCCTCCGGCGGCTCCGCCGGCTCCGGTACGACGCCCCCGACCCGCACCCCCTCGTCGACCTCCACCCCGCCCGTGGTCGCCGCCCCGGCACCGCCGTCGGTCCCGGCGCCGGTGAGGTCGGTGACCAGCGCGGTCTCGAGCGTCGCGACGCAGGTCGTGACGACGCTGCGGCGCGTGGCCGTCGGCAACCCGCTCCAGCTCGTCGGGACGCTCGTGTCCGGCGTCCTGCCCCCCACCTCGTCGCAGCTGCCGGCCCCGGTCGGGGCGCTCACCTCGGTGCTGCGCACCGACAGCACGACGCTGCCGGGGCTCGACCGGGCGTGCCTCCAGCAGGTCGGGCAGGTGTCCGTCCCACTGGTCGGGACGCTGCCGACCTACCAGCAGGTGCGCTGCCCCGCGAACACCCGGTAG
- a CDS encoding NCS2 family permease, whose protein sequence is MSTTATSSPPRRGGLDGYFHITERGSTVGREVRGGIVTFFTMAYIVVLNPLIIGTQADSTGGFLGGGDVGRAITLVAAGTALVAGVMTIVMGVYANFPIALATGLGLNAFVAFGIAKLPQMTWADAMGLVVLEGIVITVLVLTGFRTAVLRAVPAQLKTAISVGIGLFITLIGLVDSGLVRRPTVPSGQGGFTPNPSGPPLEFAVGGFLSGWPLLVFVVGLAAIVGMIALKVKGAILWGVLGATVLAVVVEAVFHVGSSTNAKGELVNPAGWGLGVPKLPSTWVDTPDFGLLGHFNLLGSFSKIGVVAAVLLVFTLMLADFFDTMGTMVAIGSEAGLLDEDGNPPQYQRILLVDSLAAVAGGAGSVSSNTAYIESASGVGEGARTGLASVVTGVLFLLTTFLAPVVGVVPYEAATPALVVVGFLMMQQVKEIDWDDLEIAVPAFLAIVLMPFSYSITVGIGAGFLAFVFLKVVRGKAAQIHALMWVVAGLFVVYFAIDPIKTVLGVA, encoded by the coding sequence ATGTCGACCACCGCCACGTCGTCCCCGCCCCGCCGCGGCGGCCTCGACGGCTACTTCCACATCACCGAGCGCGGCTCGACGGTCGGCCGCGAGGTCCGCGGCGGGATCGTCACCTTCTTCACGATGGCCTACATCGTCGTGCTCAACCCGCTCATCATCGGCACGCAGGCCGACAGCACGGGCGGGTTCCTCGGCGGCGGTGACGTCGGGCGGGCCATCACCCTCGTCGCGGCGGGCACCGCGCTCGTCGCCGGCGTGATGACCATCGTCATGGGCGTCTACGCGAACTTCCCCATCGCGCTCGCCACCGGTCTGGGGCTCAACGCGTTCGTCGCCTTCGGCATCGCCAAGCTGCCGCAGATGACCTGGGCCGACGCGATGGGGCTCGTCGTCCTCGAGGGCATCGTCATCACGGTGCTCGTCCTCACCGGGTTCCGGACCGCCGTCCTGCGCGCGGTGCCGGCGCAGCTCAAGACGGCGATCTCGGTCGGCATCGGCCTGTTCATCACCCTCATCGGCCTCGTCGACTCCGGCCTCGTCCGCCGGCCGACCGTGCCGAGCGGGCAGGGCGGCTTCACGCCGAACCCGTCCGGGCCGCCGCTGGAGTTCGCCGTCGGCGGCTTCCTCAGCGGGTGGCCGCTGCTCGTCTTCGTCGTCGGGCTCGCGGCGATCGTCGGGATGATCGCGCTCAAGGTCAAGGGCGCGATCCTGTGGGGCGTGCTCGGCGCGACCGTGCTCGCGGTGGTCGTCGAGGCCGTCTTCCACGTCGGGTCCTCGACCAACGCCAAGGGCGAGCTGGTCAACCCGGCCGGCTGGGGCCTGGGCGTGCCGAAGCTGCCGTCGACGTGGGTCGACACCCCCGACTTCGGGCTGCTGGGGCACTTCAACCTGCTGGGCTCGTTCTCGAAGATCGGCGTCGTCGCCGCGGTGCTGCTCGTCTTCACCCTCATGCTGGCCGACTTCTTCGACACGATGGGCACGATGGTCGCCATCGGCAGCGAGGCCGGCCTGCTCGACGAGGACGGCAACCCGCCGCAGTACCAGCGGATCCTGCTCGTCGACTCGCTCGCGGCCGTGGCCGGCGGCGCCGGCAGCGTCAGCAGCAACACGGCGTACATCGAGTCGGCCTCGGGCGTCGGCGAAGGCGCCCGGACGGGGCTGGCCTCGGTCGTCACCGGGGTGCTCTTCCTGCTCACGACGTTCCTCGCCCCCGTCGTCGGGGTCGTGCCCTACGAGGCGGCGACGCCGGCGCTCGTCGTCGTCGGGTTCCTCATGATGCAGCAGGTCAAGGAGATCGACTGGGACGACCTGGAGATCGCCGTGCCGGCGTTCCTCGCCATCGTCCTCATGCCGTTCTCGTACTCGATCACCGTCGGCATCGGCGCGGGCTTCCTCGCCTTCGTCTTCCTCAAGGTCGTCCGCGGCAAGGCCGCCCAGATCCACGCCCTCATGTGGGTCGTCGCGGGCCTCTTCGTCGTCTACTTCGCCATCGACCCGATCAAGACCGTCCTCGGCGTCGCCTGA
- a CDS encoding MFS transporter: MSPTFASLSIRNYRIYATGSLVSNVGTWMGRVGQDWLVLTVLTNHSSTALGFVTGLQFLPFLLLAPFTGAIADRFPKRRILFCSQSALALSALVLATLTLTGVVQLWHVYAVALFQGVATAVDNPARQTFVSEMVPRQQLSNAVGLNSASFNAGRLLGPGIAGLVIAGVGTGLALLLNGLSFFFVLASLASMHTDELNPVPTSRGRGQVREGFAYVRSRPDLMLLMGLVFVLGTFGMNFQITTALMATQAFHKGPTEYGLLGSIMAIGSLAAALLAARRKNPRLLVVVVALAGFTVATAVASIAPTYDLFALSLVPVGLFALTAMNTANSTVQLSVDPQVRGRVMSLYMAILMGGTPIGSPLIGWIGDHAGPRWTIGVGSIAVGLSLAVVAVVFLRSGRVRIAVERADTARLPRLRLVRRPVTAPVIPEPEAVR; the protein is encoded by the coding sequence GTGAGCCCGACCTTCGCCTCGCTGTCGATCCGCAACTACCGGATCTACGCCACCGGCTCGCTCGTGTCCAACGTCGGGACGTGGATGGGCCGCGTCGGCCAGGACTGGCTCGTCCTCACCGTCCTGACGAACCACTCGTCGACGGCGCTCGGCTTCGTCACCGGCCTGCAGTTCCTGCCCTTCCTGCTGCTCGCCCCCTTCACCGGGGCGATCGCCGACCGCTTCCCCAAGCGGCGCATCCTCTTCTGCTCGCAGAGCGCGCTCGCGCTCTCCGCGCTCGTGCTGGCGACGCTCACCCTCACCGGCGTCGTCCAGCTGTGGCACGTCTACGCGGTGGCGCTCTTCCAGGGCGTCGCGACGGCGGTCGACAACCCGGCCCGGCAGACCTTCGTCTCCGAGATGGTGCCGCGCCAGCAGCTGAGCAACGCGGTCGGGCTCAACAGCGCCTCGTTCAACGCCGGCCGGCTGCTCGGCCCCGGCATCGCCGGCCTCGTCATCGCCGGTGTCGGCACCGGTCTCGCGCTGCTGCTCAACGGGTTGTCGTTCTTCTTCGTCCTCGCCTCGCTGGCCTCGATGCACACGGACGAGCTCAACCCGGTGCCGACCTCACGGGGCCGCGGCCAGGTCCGCGAGGGCTTCGCCTACGTCCGCAGCCGGCCCGACCTCATGCTGCTCATGGGGCTCGTCTTCGTCCTCGGCACCTTCGGGATGAACTTCCAGATCACCACCGCGCTCATGGCGACGCAGGCGTTCCACAAGGGCCCGACGGAGTACGGCCTGCTCGGCTCGATCATGGCCATCGGCTCGCTCGCCGCGGCCCTGCTCGCCGCCCGCCGCAAGAACCCGCGGCTGCTGGTCGTCGTCGTCGCCCTCGCCGGGTTCACCGTCGCCACCGCGGTGGCGTCGATCGCGCCGACGTACGACCTGTTCGCGCTCTCGCTGGTGCCCGTCGGTCTCTTCGCCCTGACGGCGATGAACACGGCCAACTCGACCGTGCAGCTGAGCGTCGACCCGCAGGTGCGGGGCCGGGTCATGTCGCTCTACATGGCCATCCTCATGGGCGGCACGCCCATCGGGTCGCCGCTCATCGGGTGGATCGGCGACCACGCCGGCCCGCGCTGGACCATCGGCGTCGGCAGCATCGCCGTCGGCCTCTCGCTCGCCGTGGTCGCGGTCGTCTTCCTGCGCAGCGGCCGTGTCCGGATCGCGGTCGAGCGCGCCGACACGGCCAGGCTGCCCCGCCTGCGGCTCGTCCGACGCCCCGTCACCGCGCCGGTGATCCCCGAGCCCGAGGCGGTCCGCTGA
- a CDS encoding metal-dependent transcriptional regulator, which produces MTDLIDTTEMYLKTIFELEEEGITPLRARIAERLGHSGPTVSQTVARMERDGLLTVAGDRHLELTDDGRTLATRVMRKHRLAERLLVDVIGLEWEFVHDEACRWEHVMSERVERKILAMIEDHLVSPYGNPIPGLDELGEAPGEPFLHGVKPLVDLASARPTTVLVRRIGEPLQVDHEALTLLTSAGLLPGERVEVTLEDGRVVAVREGAEKAEGVSLPVDVAGHVFAAPVA; this is translated from the coding sequence GTGACGGACCTCATCGACACCACGGAGATGTACCTCAAGACCATCTTCGAGCTCGAGGAGGAGGGCATCACGCCGCTGCGGGCCCGGATCGCCGAGCGGCTCGGGCACTCGGGGCCCACGGTCTCGCAGACGGTGGCCCGGATGGAGCGCGACGGGCTGCTCACCGTCGCCGGCGACCGGCACCTCGAGCTGACCGACGACGGCCGGACCCTGGCCACCCGGGTCATGCGCAAGCACCGCCTCGCCGAGCGGCTGCTCGTCGACGTCATCGGCCTGGAGTGGGAGTTCGTCCACGACGAGGCGTGCCGGTGGGAGCACGTCATGAGCGAGCGCGTGGAGCGCAAGATCCTCGCGATGATCGAGGACCACCTCGTGTCGCCGTACGGCAACCCGATCCCGGGGCTCGACGAGCTGGGGGAGGCTCCCGGCGAGCCGTTCCTGCACGGCGTGAAGCCGCTGGTCGACCTGGCCTCGGCCCGGCCGACCACCGTCCTCGTGCGGCGCATCGGCGAGCCGCTCCAGGTCGACCACGAGGCCCTGACGCTGCTGACGAGCGCCGGCCTGCTGCCCGGCGAGCGGGTCGAGGTGACCCTCGAGGACGGGCGGGTCGTCGCGGTCCGCGAGGGGGCCGAGAAGGCCGAGGGCGTCTCGCTGCCGGTCGACGTCGCCGGTCACGTGTTCGCGGCGCCGGTGGCCTGA
- a CDS encoding MFS transporter, whose protein sequence is MSGGSGRPASVRDLRPIALSAYGPSALSAIGTGAITPVVALSARHLGAGVGLAAFMVALLGIGQLLGDLPAGAVAARFGERTALIGACGLEALGMLGSALAPNVAVLAASVLVLGVSASVFGLARQAYLTEVVPVALRARALSVLGGVSRIGLFVGPFLGAAAVSRWGVGAAYGVGLASSVSALLLLLVVPDLTSGERAEQLREPGRRSVLAVLGEHRRTLATLGVGVLFVSGARACRTAVVPLWAQAVGLDATHTSLVFGISGAVDMLLFYPGGTVMDRFGRVFVVVPSLVVLGIGMALLPLTGTFAWVTAVATLLGLGNGIGSGVVMTLGADASPDRDRAQFLGGWRLMSDAGNAAGPALLSAVTVVAPLAVGCVALGGLALVGAGWMRVWVPRFDPVSRRTLARRRGMGG, encoded by the coding sequence GTGAGCGGGGGGAGCGGACGGCCGGCGTCGGTCCGCGACCTGCGCCCGATCGCCCTCTCGGCGTACGGGCCCAGCGCCCTGTCCGCCATCGGCACCGGCGCGATCACCCCGGTCGTCGCCCTGAGCGCACGGCACCTCGGCGCCGGCGTCGGGTTGGCCGCCTTCATGGTCGCGCTGCTCGGCATCGGGCAGCTGCTCGGCGACCTCCCGGCGGGCGCGGTCGCGGCCCGGTTCGGCGAGCGCACGGCGCTCATCGGGGCGTGCGGCCTCGAGGCCCTCGGGATGCTGGGCAGCGCGCTCGCCCCGAACGTCGCCGTCCTGGCCGCCTCGGTCCTCGTGCTCGGCGTGTCCGCGTCCGTCTTCGGGCTGGCCCGCCAGGCCTACCTCACCGAGGTGGTGCCGGTCGCGCTGCGGGCGCGCGCCCTGTCGGTGCTCGGCGGCGTCAGCCGCATCGGCCTGTTCGTCGGTCCCTTCCTCGGGGCCGCGGCGGTGTCGCGGTGGGGGGTGGGGGCGGCGTACGGCGTCGGCCTGGCCTCCTCCGTCTCGGCACTCCTGCTGCTCCTCGTCGTCCCCGACCTCACCTCGGGGGAGCGGGCCGAGCAGCTGCGCGAACCGGGGCGCCGGTCCGTGCTCGCCGTCCTCGGCGAGCACCGGCGCACGCTGGCCACCCTGGGGGTCGGCGTGCTCTTCGTCTCCGGCGCGCGGGCCTGCCGCACCGCGGTCGTGCCGCTGTGGGCCCAGGCGGTCGGGCTGGACGCGACCCACACCAGCCTCGTCTTCGGCATCTCCGGCGCCGTCGACATGCTGCTGTTCTACCCGGGCGGCACGGTGATGGACCGGTTCGGCCGGGTCTTCGTCGTCGTGCCCAGCCTCGTCGTCCTCGGGATCGGCATGGCGCTGCTCCCGCTGACCGGGACGTTCGCGTGGGTCACCGCCGTCGCCACGCTGCTCGGGCTCGGCAACGGCATCGGCTCGGGGGTCGTCATGACGCTCGGCGCCGACGCCTCGCCCGACCGCGACCGGGCCCAGTTCCTCGGCGGGTGGCGGCTGATGTCCGACGCCGGCAACGCGGCGGGGCCGGCCCTGCTCTCGGCCGTGACGGTGGTGGCGCCGCTGGCGGTCGGCTGCGTGGCCCTCGGCGGGCTGGCCCTCGTCGGGGCCGGCTGGATGCGGGTCTGGGTGCCCCGCTTCGACCCCGTCTCGCGGCGCACCCTGGCGCGTCGGCGCGGGATGGGAGGATGA
- a CDS encoding pentapeptide repeat-containing protein — protein MPSRRTSSSASSRGRWPRQPPEPPRDPGREADLADLEPATDLAEDETYDRALLAGADLTGGRGTGSRFLECVLLDCDLTDADLSHARLADTVLHQVRGTGLDLSRAQLADVWVTQPRLGAAAAYDGSWRGVRVTGGKLDYLNLRGARLQDVWFEDVVLVEPDLAGATLTRVSFDGCVLQRPELSGARMTDVDLTGARLESPQGLTSLRGATISRPQLIDLSDALAQQLGIRIQE, from the coding sequence GTGCCGAGCCGCCGTACGTCGTCCTCCGCCTCCTCCCGCGGCCGGTGGCCCCGGCAGCCGCCCGAGCCGCCGCGGGACCCGGGTCGCGAGGCCGACCTGGCCGACCTCGAGCCGGCGACCGACCTCGCCGAGGACGAGACCTACGACCGGGCGCTGCTGGCCGGCGCCGACCTCACGGGCGGGCGGGGCACCGGGTCGCGGTTCCTCGAGTGCGTGCTGCTCGACTGCGACCTCACCGACGCCGACCTGTCGCACGCGCGGCTGGCCGACACCGTCCTGCACCAGGTGCGGGGCACCGGCCTCGACCTCAGCCGCGCCCAGCTCGCGGACGTCTGGGTGACCCAGCCGCGGCTCGGCGCCGCGGCGGCGTACGACGGCTCGTGGCGCGGTGTGCGGGTGACCGGCGGCAAGCTCGACTACCTCAACCTGCGCGGCGCCCGGCTGCAGGACGTGTGGTTCGAGGACGTCGTCCTCGTCGAGCCCGACCTCGCCGGCGCCACCCTCACCCGTGTCTCCTTCGACGGCTGCGTCCTGCAGCGGCCGGAGCTGTCCGGGGCCCGGATGACCGACGTCGACCTCACCGGCGCCCGCCTCGAGAGCCCGCAGGGGCTGACCAGCCTGCGCGGGGCCACCATCAGCCGCCCGCAGCTCATCGACCTGTCCGACGCCCTCGCCCAGCAGCTCGGCATCCGCATCCAGGAGTGA